In the genome of Podospora pseudocomata strain CBS 415.72m chromosome 2 map unlocalized CBS415.72m_2.2, whole genome shotgun sequence, one region contains:
- a CDS encoding uncharacterized protein (EggNog:ENOG503P6VB) — protein sequence MFARFSRALPRSQLAGPPIRPFYRYTATGLGASMWFWIFYKAKEDGPVLLGWKHPWDH from the exons atgTTCGCCCGCTTCTCCCGAGccctcccccgctcccaACTCGCCGGCCCCCCCATCCGGCCCTTCTACCGCTATACCGCCACCGGCCTGGGAGCTTCCATGTGGTTCTGGATCTTTTACAAGGCGAAGGAGGACG gaCCTGTCCTTCTCGGCTGGAAGCACCCCTGGGATCACTAA